In the genome of Acidobacteriota bacterium, the window TTCCGCCAGCAGGGGCACGCTCATAATTTTTTGTATCGGCTGTAGATCAATCTTGGGGGTCTTATTATCTGGCGCATCCAGCGAGATGGATTCAAATACGGTCGGATGCTTTTGCGCCGGAAAATTATTGATCATCTCCGGGCGTTTCTCACGCACGGTGCGCGTGGCCAGCGAATTGGTGGTGCTCATCGGAATGCTGCCAGCCTTCTTCAGCTTGACAGGATAGACGAACGCCAGGATGGAGTCGTTCTGTACCAACTCCAGCACGGCGACCTCGTCCAATTTGACCGAGAACATTCGGGCCAGCTCTCTCACGATAGCTGTAACGTCATCCTCGGTCGGCTTGCGACCGGCTTTCACCATTCCGTCCACTAGCCGCGCAATCTCCGCGGCGGGCGTGGGAGCTACTGGCGAAGTGCTCATGTTGTGTGCTCCTATCGGTGCAGCTTCGGGGGCGATTAATATTATAATCCATCCGGACCGGCCTGTCGGCAGTGAAGTGGCTGACGATCGTCCCCACCTAAGTACCCTTCTCGTTTCACTCTCGCCTGCTCATTCTCCCCGCGGCGGTTTCCCGTATTGCCGGGCCTTCCAGGTAACTCCGGAACCGAGCAGGGTGCGGAACATCGAGTCAAAAGTGATGACCGCATAGATGCTGGCCGCAATCGGAGCCAGCAGTCCGAAGCCCGCGCCAATCCTCAAATACAGCAACACGGGCAGATGAATGAATCCGACCAGCAAATATTCGGCGGCCGCCAGCGAGACAGCCGTACTCTCCACGCCCGCAGCCCGGCCACCGCCCGTCATCCAGCGCAGGCCATACCAGCCCAGCACCGCCAGCGGCAGGAAGTTGGTAAGCAGATACCCGAAGCTGGCCGCCAGCAGCTTGGCGACGGAGAAGCGGTGCCCGGCAAAAGCGTTCTTGCGAAGCCCTTCCCAGATTTCTCCGAAACTCGTGTACATGCGCGTCGAGAGCAGGTCGCGCGTGGCCGCGGCGAAGATGCGATGTCCGGAGTGCTTCACCAGCCGCGCGGTGTTCAAATCGTCGATCATCTCGGACTGAATAGCGCGATAGCCGCCGAGCGAGGCCCACACACTGCGGCGCATTAGTATATATCCGCCGGAGGCCAGTGCCACACTGGCTTTGGGATCGTTTATTTTGCGCTGTGGAAAGACGGTGCTGATGAGCAGCGCGAAGCCGGGCATCATCATTTTCTCCCAAAACGTCTCACACTGCATGAAGGCGTAGATGGTAACCATATCCGCCTTTTGCTGCTCGGCGATCCACAGGCCGGCGCGCAACGCGCTGGGGTGATACACAATGTCGGCGTCGGTGGCTAAGACCCATTCGCTCTCTGGAGATTTCTCCGCCACAGACTGAAACGCAGTGTGCAGCGCATGGTTCTTGCCGATCCATCCGGGGGGGAGTTGCTCCTTCACGCGAATCAGCCGCAGGCGGTGGGCTTCCTCTTCGGGCAACGAGCGCGCCAAAGTTTCCGCCACATCCCCCGTCCCGTCCGTCGAGCCATCGTCCACCAGCACCACTTCGTAGTTGGCATAATTCTGTTGGAGCAAACCGGGGAGCGTCGAGGGCAGCATCGCAGCCTCATTGCGCGCCGGGACCATAATGGACACACGCGGCGTTTCGCTAAGTGGGAATGGCTCGCCGGAAGAAACGGAGTAGTGGCCACGGAAGTTCACGATATTCCACAGCAGCATCCCCACCCACAGGGCGATGCCCGCGATTAGTCCTGCCATCAGCCAGTTCAAGCGGTCTTCCTTCCTCTCGACGCCACAGCGTTGCCGCAACCAAACCGAGCCGCGAACGAACGGGCGCGGTCGCGGCTCGGTTACACCAGAACAGAGACCGCGCGGCGGCTCACTCTCGAATCAGCTATCATATATTGTGTTGAGGTTTGGTGTCGTGGCCCCGCTGTTTTCTTATGACAACCACGAACGTACGGAGTCTGCTCATGTTCGAACATATCCGGCCCCTGGATCCCCGGTCGGAAAAAATCAAGCGCCGCCTGCTGATCTTTATTCCCATCGTGCTGGCTCTATCTGGCTATGCCTTCTGGCAATTCAAAAACTACCCGCAGGAGAAGCACGCCCACCAGTTCTTCACCGCCCTGAGCGCAAGCAAGTATGAAGCAGCCTACCAGCTTTGGCAGCCCAGCCGCTACTATCACCTTGGGGATTTTCTGGATGATTGGGGCGACAAACGAACGGGCGGCCCGATTCGCCACTTCTACATTCGCCGCTCCCGCTCACGGGGAACAGGCGTGGTCGTCGACGTGGTCGTAAATAACGGCGAGACGCTGCGCCTGTGGGTAGATCGGGAAACCAAAAGCCTCAGCTTCCCGCCGTTTTGATTGGTGCGCCATTGCCGCGTGACAGTGCCGCGCGCGTCAGCAAGCGGGCCGCTGGAAAAACCACGCCCCGGCCGCCGATGTTTTCCCCACTCCGCATGCAACGCCATCATGAAACCCAACCGTCACCGACCGGGGCGTTGCGTTCCATCAGCCCGCTCGCTCAAGCGCGCGGCACTGTAAATCGGACAGCGATGTCGTCGAAGAGGGTGTAGAACACCGGGATGGCCAGCAGCGTCAGCAGGAAGCAAAGCGTCTGCCCACCGGCGATGACCACCGCGATGGGTGCGCGCGATCCGCTGCCCGGCCCGGTCCCGAAGGCGGTGGGGATCATGGCCACCACGATTGATACGGTGGTCATCAGGATAGGACGCAGGCGAACGCGGTTGGCTTCCATGATGGCGGCGGTGCGCTCCATGCCCTGCTCGCGGCGCAGGCGGTTGGTGAAATCAATCTGCAAAATGGAGTTCTTCTTCACAATACCGAACAGCAGCAGCACGCCGATCGCTCCGAACAGGCTCAACGATTTTCCCGCCAAGAACAGTGCGATTAGCGCGAAGGGAATCGCCAGCGGCAGCGACGCGAGAATCGTGATGGGGTGGACGAAGCTCTCAAACTGTGCCGCCAGCACCATGTACATAAAGATGACGGACAGCACCAGAGCGAGCAAGAAACTCTCCATCACTTCCTGCAGCAGCTCGCCGAAGCCGATGAACTTGTAGTCATAGCCCGCCGGCAGACTCACGGCCTTCACCGCGTTCTCCACTTCCGTCAGCGAAGCGCCCAGCGGCGCGCCCGTTACCATATTGGAGGAGAGCAGCACTTGGCGCTGCCGGTTGTAGCGCTCCACTTGCGCCGGACCCAGCCCGCGCGTTACCGCGGCCACGTTGTCCAGACGCACCAATCGGCCATCGGATGTGGGCACCATCAGCGCGCCGAGTGAAGCCGCGTTCAGGCGTTGCTCGGACTTCACGCGCAGGCGCACTTCGTACAGCTCATCGCCTTCCTTGTATTTCGTAATCGGCGCGGTGCCGGAGACCAGCAGGCGGATGGCATCAGAAATGTCCGCCACCGACACGTCGAGGTCGGCGGCCTTCTCGCGCGCAATCTCAATGTGCATCTCCGGGTTGCCCACGTTCAGCGAAGTCTCCACTTCCAGCAGCGTGGGAATCTGCTGCATTTTGCTGAGAATCTCGCCGGAGATGCGCGACAACTCGGCCATGTCCGAGCCGCGCACGATCAGATTGATGGGCGTCTGGCGGAACGCCGAGCTGCTGACCGCGCCCACATTACTGACGCTGATGCGCGCCCCCGCGATATCTTTCAACGCAGTGCGGGACCGGTCCATGATTTGGAATTGATCGAGAGGCCGCTCATTCATAGGCGCGAGCTTCACGTAAATCGAACCATCCGTAACCGTTCCTTGCCCGTCGGAATTCACCGTGGTCAGCAGATGCTCGACGTGCGGAACGGTATTCAGGCGCTGCTCGATCTGTTGCAGCATGGCGTCGGTGCCTTCCAGCGAAGTGCCTTCCGGCATGGTGATGTTCACCTGAAACTCGTCCTGATCGTCCCACGTAACAAAGTCCTTGCCGATAGCCATGAACAGCGGGATCACGCTGAAAAACGTAATTGCGCAGACGGCCAGCACGGCCAGACGGTGGCGCAGGCTCCAGGCCAGCATGATGATGTATTTGTCTTCAATCCAACGATAGATGGGAAACTGTTTTGAGTTTTTCTTTAGTTTGCCATCTGCATCCGTGCTCGTCTTCAGGAAACGCGAACTCAGCATGGGCGTCAGAGTAAAGCTGATAAACATGGAAATCGCGATGGATCCAGCCGCGGTGAGCGCGAAGCCACGCAGCCAGCGTCCGGCAATGCCCGCCAGATAGAACACCGGCGCGAAGACGATCAGCAGCGACAGCGTAGTGGCCATCACCGCCAGCGTGATCTCCTTGGTGCCCTCGATGGCCGCTTCCATGGCGGAGACTTTCTTTTCCTCGATGTAGCGAAAGATATTTTCGAGCACCACGATGGCGTCGTCGATGACAATGCCCACGGCGACAGTAAGGCCCAGCAGGGTCATGGTGTTCAATGTCATGCCCGCCCACTCGACGATCAGGAACGTGGCGATGATGGAAGTGGGAATGGCGATAGCGGCGATCAGGCTGGCGCGCCAGTTGCCCATGAAGAGAAAAACCACCAGGCTGGCCAGAAATCCGCCCAGCACGAGATGCTCGTAGATGGCATCCACAGATCCCTTGATGAAGACTGACTGGTCGCGAATAATGTCCAGCTTCAGGCCCGGCGGAAGCTGCGCGCGAATCTGCTCAATGCGGCCCTTGAGTGTGTCGATCAACTCGACCGTGTTTACGCCGGACTGCTTGCGAACTTGCAGGATGACGCCGGGCTGGCCGTCAAGACGAGCCAGATTGCGCGGCTCCTCATAGGAGTCCGTGACCGTGGCGAAATCGCGCACGCGAATGGCTACGCCGTTGCGCTGCGCCGCGACCACATCGCCGAACTGCTCCGCCGCCGTCAGACGGCCCAGGGTGCGCACGATCAATTCACGCTCGCCCTGCGCCAGCCGACCGCCGGGCGACTCCTGATTCTGCCGCCGCAAACTGCCCGCTACTTGATTAATGCTCAGGCCCAGCGAGTTCAGCCGGTCGGCGTCCACCTCAATCTGGATGGCGCGCTCGCGCCCGCCGATCAACTGCACCTGGCCAACACCGGCCAGGCCCTCAAGTTCCTGCTTGATGCGCTTGTCGGCAATCTCCGTCATTTCGCGCAGAGGCTTGTCGCCAGAGAGAGCGATGGCCAGAACGGGCGAGGCGTCCGGATCGACCTTCTCGATCAACGGAGGATCGACACCGTCCGGCAACAGCTTAATCACGTTGGAAACTTTGTCGCGCACATCCTCCGAGACTTCCTCGATGTTGCGATCCAGAACGAAGCTGACCACCACGATGGAGACGCCTTCGCGGCTCACCGAGCGCAGCTCGTCGATACCTTGAATCGTATTGACGGCCTCTTCGATGGGCTTTGATATCTCGGTCTCAATTTCCTCGGCGCTGGCGCCGGGAAAGGTTGTGGTGATGACCAGTGTGGGAAATTCCACGCGAGGGAAAAGATCGACGCCGAGCTTGCTGAAGGAAAACAGACCGAGCACGACCAGCGCCATGATCATCATGGTGGTGAACACGGGCCGCCGGACACTGACCGCTGCGAGACTCATGGCTGACTCCCGGATGAAGCAGAGGATGGCGTCGCTGTTACCTTTACGCCTTCGCGTAGACGAGCCATCTGCGAGACGGCGATCTGCTCGCCAGGACTGAGTCCTTTGATGATTTCGATTTTGTCGCCGTAGCGGTCGCCCAACTCGACCACTTTCTCTTTGATCGCCCCACTCTCCACTACATAGACTTTTTGTACACCGTAGAACGAAAGCACGGCGGTAGCGGGAACGCGCATCATCGGGTCCACTTGGTCGGTGTCGAGTATGGCGCGAGCAAACAGGCCGGGCCGCAGGCGTCGCGCGCCGTTCTCCACGCGGGCCTCCACGGAGAAGGTGCGCGACTGTGGATTCACCGCGCCGGCGAGACGGGTGATCTTTCCCAAAAATGTCTCGCCACTGTAAGCCTCCACAGAAACGCGGACGTCCGCTCCGGCTTTCACATAAGGGAAGAATCGCTCCGGAACATCGGCGCGCAGCTTCAGCGGATTGGTGCTGGCGATGGCCGCCAGCGGCGTCTGCTCGCGGACATACTGGCCCACCTCCACCAGCCGCTCGCGGATGGTGCCCGCGAAAGGCGCCTTCACGCGGGTGTTGGCCAGGTCCTGCTCGGCCAGTCCCAACTGGGCGCGCAGATTATCCACGCGAGCCACCAGGTTGCGGGCCTGTTCGAGCGCGGCGGAGTAGTTGGCTTGGCTGGTGCGCTCACGCGCCTCGGCGCTGTCGTAGGCGGCCTGTGAGAGCACGCCGTCGGTTTTGAGCGACTGGGCGCGATCAAAATTAGCTTTGGCGTCGGCGGCTTCGGCGACGGCGCGACGCACGCTGGAAGTTCCTGTCAGCTCGGGAATCTTCGCGGTCGCATTTTGCATACCCAGTTGCGCAAGGACTTCTTGCAGCGCGGCGCGCTGGCGAGCGACGGCCAACTCATACTCCGTGGCGTCCATCTCGATTAATATTTGGCCTTGCGCCACACTGTCGCCGAGATCGGCGCGGACGACTTTCACCAAACCGGATACTTCGCTCGACACAACCACTTCCTGATCGCCCGCCAGCGTGCCCACGATCTCCACTTCGCGGCGCACCGGCTCAGTGGAGACCACCAGCGATTGGATAGCCAGCGGCGCGTCCGGCACGACGGCTGTCTCTACGGCGGGCTTCGAGCAACCCGTGACCATCAGCAGGATGGCCAGCGCGGCGCAACAGCAAGCGGATGTTCTCCGGAAGAACCGGGATTGTTGCAGCGGGTAATGGCAGGTCATGTGTGAGAGATCTTTCTGGAGTTGAGCAGAGTACAAAGCGCATATCAACGACGTTCGAGATCAAGCCATGCAGCGCTGTCATTCCGAGCGCAGCGAGGAATCTGCTTTTCGCGCGCTACTGAAAAAGCAGATTCCTCGCTGCGCTCGGAATGAAAACAAAGTCGGATTTCAGGCTGCTCCGGGATGCGTAACGTTAGCTGGTGAGCGCCGCCAGACCAGCCTCGGCCACCTGCATGTCTTCCTTCCAGTGGCCGCCGGAAACGCCGATGCCGCCAACCAATTGCTTCTCAATTTTGATTGGATAACCGCCGCCGAAGATCACCAGGCGAGGGGTGTGGGTGATGCCGTGCAGGAGCGGTGGGTCGTCCTTGACGAAGTCGAACCACTGATGCGTGGCCACGCCGAAGCTGATCGAGGTCCACGCCTTGTTCTGCGAAATCTCGATGGACAGGACCGGCGCTCCGTCCATGCGGGTGTAGGCTTTCAGGTTGCCGCCTTCATCGCAGATGGCGATGCACATGGGCCGCTTCATCTCAGCCGCTTTGGCCTCGGCCGCGGCGAGCATCTTCTTGGCCGCCTCGGCAGAGATCGTCTGTTTGGTAATGGTATTGGACATCAACACTTTCCTCCGTGGGTTGTTGGGAGCATTAGGGTGCGCGGGCAAATACTTATGATATCTCTGATTGGCGTAAATAGTAAGAGCGAGTGGCGTGGACAGGCGTTGGGGAATGGCAACCTGGTCTGCTTGCTGACGAGGGCGGCTCTGTCACTTCACCAGGAAGTAGAAGGCGATGCCGAAGCCAATGACCGATACGATCGCGCGCACCAGCTTGGGGCCCACGCGGCGCGCCAGTCGCGGGCCAAGGATGCCGCCGAGCGCGGTGCCGGCGAAGATGGTTCCGCACTCCACCCAGTAAATATCGGCGAGCAGGACGAAGACCACGCAGGCGATTCCGTTGATGAGCAGGCCCTGGAAGACTTTCAGCGCGTTCATGGCGTGGATGTTTTTTTGACCCATCAGACCGAGGGCGGCCAGCATCAGGATGCCAATGCCCGCGCCGAAGTAGCCACCGTAGCTGGCCACCAGAAACTGAACGAACATGGCCAGCGCCAGGCCATAGCGCGACTTCTCGATGGCATGCGCTTCAATCTCGAATAACCTCATGAGCTGATTCTGGAAGGTGAACACCAGCGCTGCGAATAGCAGCAGGTAGGGAATCATTTCGTTGAAAACGGTCTCACCCGTCCTCAGCAACAGGAGCGAGCCTACCAGTCCGCCGAGCAGGCTGGGTCCGGCGTAGCGCAACACCCATTGGCGCTGCGAGGCCAGCTCATTGCGATAACTCCAGATGGAAGTAGAGATGCCGCCCATCACCGCCCAGGTATTAGTGGCGTTGGCGGAGATGGAGGGCAGTCCAGCCCACAGCAAAGCCGGAAAAGTAATCAGCGTGCCGCCGCCGGCGATGGAGTTCATCACGCCCGCTGCGAGTCCAGCGAAGAATAGGATGGTGGTTTTCCACTCAGCGGGCATAAGTTAAGTTCCTGTGAAAAGCAAGCAAAGCAGTGAATGGTGAGTGGTGGAACACGGTTTACGTATGAATAGCTAAAAAGCTGTTGTTTGACCTATTTTAACGCATCATAAGGGCACGGTTTCAACCGTGCCAAACCGTGGCTCTCAGACCCGAGGCTTTAGCCGCTGAGGGCCAACGACGCACCTCAGGGGCTAAAGCCCGTCATCGTTACGGCCTCCATCGGCACGGTTGAAGCCGTGCCCTTACGATCGCCAAACGAGGTTATGCAACAGTCCCTATTGTCCTTCACCATCTACCGCTCACTACTGACAACTTATCACTCACTACCCGCCAATCACTACTCACCACTCACCAGCCGGGCGGGCTCGACGTGAATCAGCACATCGGCCACGGCGGGCACGCGCTGCCGAATGCGGCTGCGAACTTGACCGGCGATTTCGTGCGAATCATAGACGCTCAAGTGCGGAGCCACTTCAAGGTGCAGGTCCACGTGATAGCGCAGGCCTGTCTTGCGCGCGAAGCACTTCTCCACGCCGAGCGCGCCGGGCACGCTCAGGGCCGCCTCGCGGATGGCGCGCAAAACGGGCTCGGCGGGCATGGTGTCCATCAACTCGAGCGCGGGGTTCCACATAACACGGAAGCCAGTGAAAATAACGACGAGGCCCACGGCGGCGCCGCCAAAGTGATCGGCGGCCAGAAAGCGCTCCGGGTCAGAGAGCGTCAGGCCCAGCGCGGCCAGCGCGACCGCGGCGGCGAGGATATCCACCGCGTCATTCCAGGCATCGGCGATCAGCCCTGCGCTGCCGATCTGCCGGCCGAAGTGGAACTTGGTGTAAGTCAGCAGTCCTTTTACGACGATGGTGATCAGCAAGGCCCAGATGCCCAGGATGGTTGGCGGATCATGATGGATGCCAACCTGGTCGAGCGAACGCAAGCAGATGGCCACGCCGGCTCCGGTCAGGATCATGCCGACGAGCAAGCCAGCCAAAATCTCCGAGCGACCGTGGCCGTAAGGGTGATTCGCATCGGCGGGGCGCGCGGCGTAGATCATGCCCAGCATCACCGCGCCGGAGGCGATCACGTCTCCGGCGAACTCGAAACCAGCAGCGGTGACGGAAGTGGAGCCAATCGAGATGCCGACCGCGATATTCATCGCCGCAAGCAGACCGCTGCCCACCACGCCGGCCAGCGCGACACGCCGCCCCAGCCGGTGCGCGTCAACATCAGAAGGCTCAATTTCCAGAACGTTATTCATAGTCGAGTACTTCACCGGGCAGGTTCTCGAAGTTCTCCAAACCAGGACAGCACGAGAAGACCGCGTCGGCCATTATAGCGGAGAGCGCCTCCGTGTGCCTGAAACCATTCCGGCGAACCCGTTTAACGACCAGTTAATTATGGGATAACTCCGTCCTCCAATTCACTTTCAAGCCTCCGAAATCAGTATGATATAATCCGGTCTATTCAAGCGCCCCCCGCCCGGGCAGCAGCCGGGAGCAAGCGACCGAGAGGAGCAATCATGAATTTCTTTACGACATATTTCGGAAGGTTCCTCGGAATGCTCCGGCGCATCGCCGCAAGTTCGCCTGTCGAAGTACCGCTGTTCGGTCTGATGATGTTGGCTCTGATGTTGGGCATCGCTACGCCGAGGCGGTTGTTCGCGCAGGATGCGGCCACCGGTGCAGGCTCCAACGCTCCCGCCGCAACAGAAGCGATGCCACTTATCCGCGACGAGGAAGTGGTGTTAGCCGTGGGAAACATTAAGATCACCGCCGCGGAATTCAAGGAAATATTAGGATCACTGCCACCGCAGTTCGCCGCGCTTTACGGCCAGATGGGCGCAAAGGCATTTGCCGAGCAGTACGCCAGCCTTCTGGGTCTCTCGCAGGAAGCCGAGAAGCGGGAGTTCGACAAGACCGACCAGTTTCGCCGCATGTTCGAGTTTGAGCGCCGAGTGGTATTGGCGCAGGTGATGGCCAACCAGATAACCAGCACGGCCGGCTCGGTTAGCGACGAAGAGGTTAACTACTACTACACCACGCACGAATCCGAGTTTGAGCAGCTCAAAGTCCGGGGCATATTTATTCCGGTAGTTACCTCGACGACTCGGGCCACGGTGAGCGCGGCCCCGCCCGGAACGCCGCGTACCGGAGCGAAGCCGCAGTATAACGAGCAGATGGGCCAACGGCGCGCCCTACAGATTCGTTCGCTGGTCATTAGCGGCATGGCCGACATGGCGGCTCTGGCCAAGACCGATTCCGATCATCCGACCTCCGCCAAAGGGGGAGACTTTGGCTTCGTGCGACGCGGCGAACTGCCGCCTGCTGTCTCCACCACGGTCTTCGGCATGCAGGTAAATCAGGTGAGCGCGCCGCTAAGAGACAAGTCGGCGACGAAGGGCGGGTTCTACATTTTCCGCGTGGAGGCCAAGCGCTTGCAGCCGCTGGCCGAAGTGAAGGAAGGAATCCGCTCCTCGCTCAGCATGGAAAAGCTGAACACCTACCTATTGCAGATCCGCGAGAATTATCCGGTAACCTACCATCCCACTTTCTATAATGTTCTGGAGCCGGCCAAGCCAGCGGCCAGCACCGCGCCCGCTCCAGCGAGCGGTGGACGATAATTACCTTGAAGTTCCAGCAATCCGAAGCCAGTGTGGAAAACCCTGTGGAAATGCTCCCAACGAGATACCGCAGTCGTTAACAATTGCGCCGCTTCGTGCGGTTTGCACCAATATTCAGCAATCGCCTATCGAGATTTTATCCATAAATTTGACAGTTACATACAGAAGACTATTGGACATTCGCCGATGATTTACTGGAGGTTGCAGCGGGTCGTAACCAGAGAGGTATTACCATTCACATAGATGATCAGCCGCCAAAGGCGTAGGCTGGCGGTACGGAGTCTTCCCAATAGAAATATATGACCGGCAATTGAAGTGATGAGAGTGGAGGTTAGTACGCGCTCTTCTGGCCGGAGGGCAGCTTCATGGGGATGGTAATCTCCTGGGCGCTTTCCTTCAATTCATGCTGCTCCCCGTAGGTTTGATAGCCGCGAGCAATCACCTGAATCTTCACCGTCCCACGGGGGATGTTGCTTAGCACCACC includes:
- a CDS encoding efflux RND transporter periplasmic adaptor subunit — translated: MTCHYPLQQSRFFRRTSACCCAALAILLMVTGCSKPAVETAVVPDAPLAIQSLVVSTEPVRREVEIVGTLAGDQEVVVSSEVSGLVKVVRADLGDSVAQGQILIEMDATEYELAVARQRAALQEVLAQLGMQNATAKIPELTGTSSVRRAVAEAADAKANFDRAQSLKTDGVLSQAAYDSAEARERTSQANYSAALEQARNLVARVDNLRAQLGLAEQDLANTRVKAPFAGTIRERLVEVGQYVREQTPLAAIASTNPLKLRADVPERFFPYVKAGADVRVSVEAYSGETFLGKITRLAGAVNPQSRTFSVEARVENGARRLRPGLFARAILDTDQVDPMMRVPATAVLSFYGVQKVYVVESGAIKEKVVELGDRYGDKIEIIKGLSPGEQIAVSQMARLREGVKVTATPSSASSGSQP
- a CDS encoding efflux RND transporter permease subunit, which translates into the protein MSLAAVSVRRPVFTTMMIMALVVLGLFSFSKLGVDLFPRVEFPTLVITTTFPGASAEEIETEISKPIEEAVNTIQGIDELRSVSREGVSIVVVSFVLDRNIEEVSEDVRDKVSNVIKLLPDGVDPPLIEKVDPDASPVLAIALSGDKPLREMTEIADKRIKQELEGLAGVGQVQLIGGRERAIQIEVDADRLNSLGLSINQVAGSLRRQNQESPGGRLAQGERELIVRTLGRLTAAEQFGDVVAAQRNGVAIRVRDFATVTDSYEEPRNLARLDGQPGVILQVRKQSGVNTVELIDTLKGRIEQIRAQLPPGLKLDIIRDQSVFIKGSVDAIYEHLVLGGFLASLVVFLFMGNWRASLIAAIAIPTSIIATFLIVEWAGMTLNTMTLLGLTVAVGIVIDDAIVVLENIFRYIEEKKVSAMEAAIEGTKEITLAVMATTLSLLIVFAPVFYLAGIAGRWLRGFALTAAGSIAISMFISFTLTPMLSSRFLKTSTDADGKLKKNSKQFPIYRWIEDKYIIMLAWSLRHRLAVLAVCAITFFSVIPLFMAIGKDFVTWDDQDEFQVNITMPEGTSLEGTDAMLQQIEQRLNTVPHVEHLLTTVNSDGQGTVTDGSIYVKLAPMNERPLDQFQIMDRSRTALKDIAGARISVSNVGAVSSSAFRQTPINLIVRGSDMAELSRISGEILSKMQQIPTLLEVETSLNVGNPEMHIEIAREKAADLDVSVADISDAIRLLVSGTAPITKYKEGDELYEVRLRVKSEQRLNAASLGALMVPTSDGRLVRLDNVAAVTRGLGPAQVERYNRQRQVLLSSNMVTGAPLGASLTEVENAVKAVSLPAGYDYKFIGFGELLQEVMESFLLALVLSVIFMYMVLAAQFESFVHPITILASLPLAIPFALIALFLAGKSLSLFGAIGVLLLFGIVKKNSILQIDFTNRLRREQGMERTAAIMEANRVRLRPILMTTVSIVVAMIPTAFGTGPGSGSRAPIAVVIAGGQTLCFLLTLLAIPVFYTLFDDIAVRFTVPRA
- a CDS encoding cation transporter; the protein is MNNVLEIEPSDVDAHRLGRRVALAGVVGSGLLAAMNIAVGISIGSTSVTAAGFEFAGDVIASGAVMLGMIYAARPADANHPYGHGRSEILAGLLVGMILTGAGVAICLRSLDQVGIHHDPPTILGIWALLITIVVKGLLTYTKFHFGRQIGSAGLIADAWNDAVDILAAAVALAALGLTLSDPERFLAADHFGGAAVGLVVIFTGFRVMWNPALELMDTMPAEPVLRAIREAALSVPGALGVEKCFARKTGLRYHVDLHLEVAPHLSVYDSHEIAGQVRSRIRQRVPAVADVLIHVEPARLVSGE
- a CDS encoding heme-binding protein translates to MSNTITKQTISAEAAKKMLAAAEAKAAEMKRPMCIAICDEGGNLKAYTRMDGAPVLSIEISQNKAWTSISFGVATHQWFDFVKDDPPLLHGITHTPRLVIFGGGYPIKIEKQLVGGIGVSGGHWKEDMQVAEAGLAALTS
- a CDS encoding GAF domain-containing protein — its product is MSTSPVAPTPAAEIARLVDGMVKAGRKPTEDDVTAIVRELARMFSVKLDEVAVLELVQNDSILAFVYPVKLKKAGSIPMSTTNSLATRTVREKRPEMINNFPAQKHPTVFESISLDAPDNKTPKIDLQPIQKIMSVPLLAENKAVGVIQISRKGKSPTTAGADFTIRDLTTLVTTAGIVAKCLRK
- a CDS encoding sulfite exporter TauE/SafE family protein; protein product: MPAEWKTTILFFAGLAAGVMNSIAGGGTLITFPALLWAGLPSISANATNTWAVMGGISTSIWSYRNELASQRQWVLRYAGPSLLGGLVGSLLLLRTGETVFNEMIPYLLLFAALVFTFQNQLMRLFEIEAHAIEKSRYGLALAMFVQFLVASYGGYFGAGIGILMLAALGLMGQKNIHAMNALKVFQGLLINGIACVVFVLLADIYWVECGTIFAGTALGGILGPRLARRVGPKLVRAIVSVIGFGIAFYFLVK
- a CDS encoding glycosyltransferase gives rise to the protein MNWLMAGLIAGIALWVGMLLWNIVNFRGHYSVSSGEPFPLSETPRVSIMVPARNEAAMLPSTLPGLLQQNYANYEVVLVDDGSTDGTGDVAETLARSLPEEEAHRLRLIRVKEQLPPGWIGKNHALHTAFQSVAEKSPESEWVLATDADIVYHPSALRAGLWIAEQQKADMVTIYAFMQCETFWEKMMMPGFALLISTVFPQRKINDPKASVALASGGYILMRRSVWASLGGYRAIQSEMIDDLNTARLVKHSGHRIFAAATRDLLSTRMYTSFGEIWEGLRKNAFAGHRFSVAKLLAASFGYLLTNFLPLAVLGWYGLRWMTGGGRAAGVESTAVSLAAAEYLLVGFIHLPVLLYLRIGAGFGLLAPIAASIYAVITFDSMFRTLLGSGVTWKARQYGKPPRGE